From Penaeus chinensis breed Huanghai No. 1 chromosome 43, ASM1920278v2, whole genome shotgun sequence, a single genomic window includes:
- the LOC125048222 gene encoding CDP-diacylglycerol--inositol 3-phosphatidyltransferase-like, whose protein sequence is MAENIFLFVPNLIGYGRIILALLSFYYMPHNHVMAAAMYLLSGFLDAFDGHAARLLNQGTKFGAMLDQLTDRCGTMCLLVTLSHFYPDYMFFFQLSMAIDIACHWLHLHTTVMAGRTSHKSQEANTNPILRIYYTSRTVLFFMCAGNELFYASLYLLHFTEGPIIVGIGLWRALSYGLLPVAILKLVLALMQGYEAAIALGGIDVRERQEAASKNK, encoded by the exons ATGGCGGAGAACATCTTCCTCTTCGTACCCAATCTGATCG GGTATGGCCGCATCATCCTGGCACTCCTGTCATTCTACTACATGCCGCACAACCATGTCATGGCTGCGGCAATGTACCTCTTGTCAGGATTTTTAGATGCCTTTGATGGCCATGCAGCCAGGTTGCTCAACCAAG GTACCAAGTTCGGTGCAATGTTGGATCAGTTGACAGATCGCTGCGGCACCATGTGCTTATTGGTGACACTGAGCCACTTCTACCCAGATTACATGTTCTTCTTCCAGCTGTCCATGGCCATAGATATTGCCTGTCACTGGCTACATCTGCACAC GACCGTCATGGCTGGACGCACAAGTCACAAATCTCAGGAGGCCAACACCAACCCCATTCTCCGCATCTACTACACCTCCCGCACTGTCCTGTTCTTCATGTGCGCAGGAAATGAGCTGTTTTACgcatctctctacctcctccacttCACTGAAGGTCCCATCATTGTCGGAATAGGACTCTGGAGGGCTTTGTCATATGGTCTCTTGCCTGTGGCCATTCTGAAGCTGGTTTTGGCCCTTATGCAAGGCTATGAGGCAGCTATCGCCCTGGGCGGCATTGACGTGCGGGAGAGGCAGGAGGCTGCAAGCAAGAACAAGTAA